The Acetivibrio saccincola genome window below encodes:
- a CDS encoding cellulase family glycosylhydrolase, with the protein MKKITIILMILVMCVSLLAIHNFQSPVAASGDGGNWFHVEGTNIVDKHGNKVWLTGANWFGFNCRERMFLDSYHSDVLAVMEMVADKGINVVRVPIATDLLYAWSKGEYPPSVDTSYNNATLAGLNSYELFNYMLENFKRLGIKVIIDVHSAETDNQGHTHPLWFKGKITEEIFKEAWVWAAKEFKNNDTVIGFDLKNEPHTNAGDLKRISESAIWDDSDRPTNWKRVAEETALAILEVHPNVLIFVEGIEMYPKDDIWDDEEFNTSPWFGTNDYYGNWWGGNLRGVRKYPINLGKHQKQLVYSPHDYGPIVYEQTWFQGEFITADDERAKEILYEECWRDNWAFIMEEGISPLLLGEWGGMTEGNHKLLELNKKYLRAIRDYIIENKYELHHTFWCINIDSADTGGLLTRDEGTEFPGGRDLKWNDYKYDNFLYPTLWKNEEGKFIGLDQNVPLGRNGISLGEYYGTKDPNLPSPTPTTSPTPTQEPTQTPIEPISYGDLNDDGEINSLDAVLLSRILLEMSPSGVDMKRADLNGDGVVDTMDYVLLGRYIFGVITEFPVSKN; encoded by the coding sequence ATGAAAAAAATCACCATTATACTGATGATATTGGTAATGTGTGTATCATTATTAGCGATACATAATTTCCAAAGTCCTGTTGCTGCGTCCGGTGACGGCGGTAACTGGTTTCATGTGGAAGGTACCAATATCGTAGATAAACATGGCAACAAAGTATGGTTAACAGGTGCTAACTGGTTTGGTTTTAACTGCCGTGAGAGAATGTTTTTAGATTCTTATCACAGTGATGTATTAGCAGTTATGGAGATGGTGGCAGACAAAGGTATAAATGTTGTGAGGGTACCTATTGCTACAGACTTGTTGTATGCGTGGAGCAAGGGGGAATATCCTCCTTCAGTGGACACCAGCTACAACAATGCAACCTTGGCTGGGCTGAATAGCTATGAGCTGTTTAATTACATGCTAGAAAATTTTAAAAGATTAGGAATAAAGGTTATAATTGACGTACATAGTGCAGAAACTGACAACCAGGGGCATACACATCCCCTTTGGTTTAAAGGAAAGATAACAGAAGAGATATTTAAAGAAGCATGGGTGTGGGCAGCCAAAGAGTTTAAAAACAATGATACCGTTATAGGTTTTGACCTTAAGAATGAACCTCACACAAATGCCGGTGATTTAAAAAGAATATCTGAAAGTGCTATATGGGATGACTCTGACAGGCCAACTAACTGGAAAAGGGTGGCAGAGGAGACTGCATTGGCAATATTGGAAGTTCACCCTAATGTACTGATATTTGTTGAGGGTATAGAGATGTATCCTAAAGATGATATATGGGATGATGAGGAATTTAATACATCCCCGTGGTTTGGAACTAATGATTATTATGGAAACTGGTGGGGCGGTAACCTTAGAGGCGTGAGAAAATACCCTATTAATTTAGGAAAACACCAAAAACAACTTGTTTATTCACCACATGATTATGGTCCTATAGTATACGAACAGACCTGGTTCCAGGGTGAATTTATTACTGCAGATGATGAAAGGGCAAAAGAGATTTTATATGAAGAGTGCTGGAGGGACAATTGGGCATTTATTATGGAAGAAGGAATATCACCGCTATTACTTGGTGAATGGGGTGGTATGACAGAAGGCAATCACAAGCTTTTAGAACTTAATAAGAAGTATTTAAGGGCTATAAGGGATTATATTATAGAAAACAAATATGAACTACATCATACATTTTGGTGCATAAATATTGACTCAGCAGACACCGGAGGTTTGCTCACCCGTGATGAGGGAACAGAGTTTCCGGGCGGAAGGGATCTTAAGTGGAATGACTATAAATATGACAACTTTTTGTACCCTACTTTGTGGAAAAATGAAGAAGGCAAGTTTATAGGACTTGACCAAAATGTGCCTTTAGGCAGAAACGGAATTTCATTAGGGGAATACTATGGAACAAAGGACCCTAATTTACCAAGTCCAACACCAACAACAAGTCCAACTCCAACCCAGGAACCAACACAAACACCCATTGAACCAATAAGTTATGGGGATTTAAATGATGATGGCGAAATAAATTCCCTTGATGCTGTATTATTAAGCAGGATTTTACTTGAAATGTCCCCGTCTGGTGTAGATATGAAAAGAGCAGATTTAAATGGGGACGGGGTTGTAGATACCATGGATTATGTACTTTTAGGAAGGTATATTTTTGGTGTAATAACTGAATTTCCTGTAAGTAAAAACTAA
- a CDS encoding M48 family metallopeptidase, which yields MSKALDSGKIKYKIVRSNRKTVAIQLREDGSIKVSAPFSVTKNQIDEIIEEKLSWILKKQEELKRIQRERNVYRKFEDGEKISYLGKEYILKIIKTEEDVRPKVVIDNHYMVIYISEKFIGEDARGNIRNVIKKWLVERFRDIAAEKIKKYSILIGVNPTKITIREQKTLWGSCSSKGSINLNWKLVMAPMEVIDYVIVHELCHMIEMNHSKNYWKIVSSIMPDYKNHRKWLKENGHKLLI from the coding sequence ATGAGCAAAGCATTAGATAGCGGAAAAATTAAATATAAAATTGTCCGCAGTAACAGGAAAACTGTAGCTATACAGCTTCGTGAAGATGGGAGCATAAAAGTTTCAGCCCCTTTTAGCGTTACAAAAAATCAGATAGATGAAATTATAGAAGAGAAGCTTTCCTGGATTTTAAAAAAACAAGAGGAGTTAAAGAGAATACAAAGAGAGAGAAATGTATATAGGAAATTTGAAGATGGAGAGAAAATTTCTTACCTTGGGAAGGAATATATCCTGAAGATTATAAAGACAGAAGAAGATGTCCGGCCAAAAGTTGTTATTGATAATCACTATATGGTTATATATATTAGTGAAAAATTTATTGGTGAAGATGCCAGGGGAAATATAAGAAATGTGATAAAAAAATGGCTTGTTGAAAGGTTTAGGGATATTGCAGCAGAGAAAATAAAAAAATACAGCATTTTGATAGGTGTAAATCCCACAAAAATAACAATCCGTGAGCAGAAAACCCTTTGGGGAAGCTGCAGCAGCAAAGGCAGCATTAATTTAAACTGGAAGCTTGTTATGGCTCCTATGGAAGTTATTGACTATGTAATTGTGCATGAATTATGCCATATGATAGAGATGAACCATTCAAAAAACTATTGGAAAATTGTATCATCTATAATGCCGGATTATAAAAATCATCGCAAATGGCTTAAAGAAAACGGACACAAGCTTTTGATATAA
- a CDS encoding DUF1294 domain-containing protein, protein MFESHWKWAVVLVIVLWNIITFIMMKIDKSKAEKSKWRIKEKTIFLSAFLSGAFGVLAGMYIFRHKTRHWSFKIGIPLIAIINLILIYFLYTL, encoded by the coding sequence TTGTTTGAAAGTCACTGGAAGTGGGCAGTAGTTTTAGTTATAGTATTGTGGAATATTATTACTTTTATTATGATGAAAATAGATAAATCTAAAGCTGAAAAATCAAAATGGCGTATAAAGGAAAAAACAATTTTTTTATCAGCTTTTTTGTCAGGTGCCTTTGGTGTTTTAGCAGGTATGTACATATTCAGGCATAAAACAAGGCATTGGAGTTTTAAAATAGGCATTCCTTTAATAGCCATTATAAACTTAATATTGATATACTTTTTATACACGTTGTAA
- the htpG gene encoding molecular chaperone HtpG: MSNEKGTISVSTENIFPIIKKWLYSEKDIFLRELVSNSSDAISKLKKLADIGEAEIDKDKKFFIKVIVDKENKTLKIVDNGIGMTDEEVKKYINQIAFSGAKDFVERYKDKADEGQIIGHFGLGFYSAFMVSEKVQIDTLSYKKDAEPVRWISSTGTEYEMEKSDRDEVGTTITLYIAEDSVEFLEMYKVREVLNKYFSFLPYEIYLEDANEEKDKKEDKEDIGPIPLNDTSPLWLKDPKDCTDEEYKEFYRRAFFDFEEPLFWIHLNMDYPFRLKGILYFPKLKHEFDAMEGQIKLFYNQVFVADNIKEVIPEFLMLLKGTIDCPDLPLNVSRSFLQNDGYVNKISNHITKKVADKLTSIFKKEREKYNKYWDDINPFVKFGCIKEEKFYDRVKDIIVYKTINDEYVTLKDYLEKNKDKHENKVFYVSDEKQQSQYVKMFKEQGLDAVLMTTMIDNHFMQFIEMNEKDVKFQRIDSDISESMKESETDEEKKKEMKEGLEKLFRNSLENEKLKVEVEALKTSSVPGMILLSEESRRIHEMTKMFGGITLGERYQAEETLVLNSNNGLIKSLMSLKDKEDKKEDTKLICQHIYDLAMMSHKQLEPEAMTGFIERSNKILSKFASNLEG; the protein is encoded by the coding sequence ATGAGTAACGAGAAGGGGACTATATCTGTTAGCACGGAAAATATTTTTCCAATTATCAAAAAGTGGCTTTATTCTGAGAAAGATATTTTTCTTCGTGAGCTTGTTTCCAACTCCAGTGATGCTATAAGCAAGTTAAAAAAGTTAGCTGACATTGGAGAAGCGGAAATTGATAAGGATAAAAAGTTTTTTATCAAAGTTATTGTGGACAAAGAGAATAAAACTCTCAAAATAGTTGACAACGGCATAGGGATGACCGATGAAGAAGTAAAAAAATACATCAACCAGATAGCTTTTTCAGGAGCTAAGGACTTTGTTGAAAGATACAAGGACAAAGCTGATGAAGGTCAGATTATCGGCCATTTTGGGTTAGGGTTTTATTCTGCATTTATGGTTTCTGAAAAAGTTCAAATAGATACTTTGTCTTACAAAAAGGATGCAGAGCCTGTAAGATGGATAAGCTCAACAGGTACTGAATATGAAATGGAAAAGTCGGACAGGGATGAAGTGGGTACAACGATAACTCTTTATATTGCAGAAGATAGCGTTGAATTTCTTGAAATGTACAAAGTAAGGGAAGTTCTAAATAAATATTTTTCCTTCCTCCCATATGAAATATATTTAGAGGATGCAAATGAAGAAAAAGATAAAAAAGAAGATAAAGAAGATATCGGGCCAATACCGTTAAATGATACAAGCCCTCTTTGGCTGAAAGACCCTAAAGACTGTACTGATGAGGAGTATAAGGAGTTTTACAGACGGGCGTTTTTTGATTTTGAAGAGCCCCTTTTCTGGATACATTTAAATATGGACTATCCTTTCAGATTAAAGGGTATTTTATATTTTCCAAAATTAAAACATGAGTTTGACGCAATGGAAGGGCAGATTAAACTATTTTATAACCAGGTATTTGTTGCTGACAACATTAAAGAGGTAATACCTGAGTTTCTTATGCTGTTAAAGGGAACTATAGACTGCCCTGATTTACCACTTAATGTATCCAGAAGTTTTCTTCAAAATGATGGGTATGTTAATAAAATTTCCAACCATATAACTAAAAAAGTTGCGGACAAACTTACTTCAATTTTTAAGAAGGAGAGGGAAAAATACAATAAATACTGGGACGACATCAACCCATTTGTAAAGTTTGGATGTATAAAGGAAGAAAAGTTTTATGATAGGGTTAAAGATATAATTGTTTATAAGACAATCAATGATGAGTATGTTACATTAAAGGATTATCTTGAAAAGAATAAAGACAAGCATGAAAACAAAGTTTTTTATGTGTCTGACGAAAAACAGCAGTCCCAATATGTAAAAATGTTTAAAGAACAAGGCTTAGATGCTGTTTTAATGACAACAATGATAGACAATCACTTCATGCAGTTTATTGAAATGAATGAAAAAGATGTTAAGTTCCAGAGAATAGATTCGGATATCAGTGAAAGCATGAAGGAAAGTGAAACTGATGAGGAAAAGAAAAAGGAAATGAAAGAAGGCCTTGAGAAACTATTTAGAAATAGTCTGGAAAATGAAAAATTAAAAGTTGAGGTTGAAGCATTAAAGACATCATCAGTTCCGGGTATGATACTTTTATCTGAAGAATCCAGAAGAATACATGAAATGACTAAAATGTTCGGCGGCATAACTTTAGGAGAAAGGTACCAGGCAGAAGAGACTCTGGTGTTAAACAGCAATAACGGTTTGATTAAATCTCTCATGAGTTTAAAGGATAAAGAAGATAAAAAGGAAGATACAAAGCTTATTTGCCAGCATATTTATGACCTTGCCATGATGAGTCATAAACAGCTTGAACCTGAGGCCATGACAGGGTTCATTGAAAGGAGCAATAAAATTTTGTCAAAATTTGCATCTAACTTAGAGGGTTAG
- a CDS encoding exodeoxyribonuclease III, with amino-acid sequence MIKMISWNVNGIRACLKKGFLDYFNEVDADVFCIQETKLQEGILELELEGYKQYWNYAKRKGYSGTGVFVKKEPLNVEYGIGIEEHDQEGRVITLEYEGYFLVTVYTPNSGKELVRLDYRMKWEDDFLKYLKKLDEVKPVVLCGDLNVAHKEIDLKNPSSNRRNAGFTDEEREKFQVLLDSGFTDTFRYFYPDKEGAYTWWSYMFNARSRNAGWRIDYFCVSKRLEDKLIDAQIHSEVLGSDHCPVGLLIDL; translated from the coding sequence ATGATAAAAATGATCTCGTGGAATGTAAACGGTATCAGGGCATGTTTAAAAAAAGGTTTTTTAGACTATTTTAATGAAGTGGATGCAGATGTTTTTTGTATTCAGGAGACTAAACTTCAGGAGGGGATTTTAGAATTAGAACTTGAAGGATACAAGCAATACTGGAATTATGCCAAAAGGAAAGGGTATTCAGGTACAGGGGTTTTTGTAAAAAAAGAACCCCTAAATGTGGAATATGGAATAGGTATTGAGGAGCATGACCAGGAAGGAAGGGTAATAACATTAGAATATGAGGGTTATTTTCTTGTTACTGTATATACGCCTAATTCAGGAAAAGAGCTTGTAAGATTAGATTACAGAATGAAGTGGGAAGATGATTTTTTAAAGTATCTGAAAAAATTAGATGAAGTTAAACCTGTAGTTCTTTGTGGTGATTTGAATGTGGCGCATAAAGAAATTGATCTTAAAAATCCTTCATCAAACAGAAGAAATGCAGGTTTTACAGATGAAGAAAGAGAGAAATTCCAGGTGTTGCTAGATTCTGGATTTACAGATACCTTTAGATATTTTTACCCTGACAAAGAGGGGGCGTATACCTGGTGGTCATATATGTTTAATGCCAGGTCAAGGAATGCAGGATGGAGAATTGACTACTTTTGTGTTTCAAAAAGGCTTGAAGACAAATTAATTGATGCACAGATACATAGTGAGGTTTTAGGCTCTGATCACTGTCCTGTGGGACTTTTAATTGATTTATAA
- a CDS encoding glycoside hydrolase family 9 protein has translation MKKVLAVVLIAAMLSTLLVFKGSVSASKNFNYGEALQKAIIFYEFQRSGKLPENKRDNWRGDSGLQDGADVGLDLTGGWHDAGDHVKFNLPMAYTTTMLAWSVYESKDAYVQSGQLPYILDAIKWTTDYYIKCHPSPNVYYYQVGDPQKDHAWWGSPEVMQMERPSYKVDMNNPGSTVVAETAAALASSSIIFRDTDPAYAETCLSHAKDLFTFADTTRSDAGYKAAEGFYSSHSGFYDELTWAAVWLYLATEDQYYLDKAESYEPHWERELGSDTIKYRWAHCWDNKLFGAMLLLARITNNPFYKENIERHLDWWTVGVGSERITYTPKGLAWLDGWGSLRYATTTAFLAEVYADWSGCSSSKAKVYHDFAKSTADYALGSTGRSFIVGFGDKYPQRPHHRAAHGSYIADMDYPEQHRHILYGALVGGPRSDDSYVDHIIDFQSNEVANDYNAGVVGLLAKMYQKYGGNPIPNFNAIEEVGQEYEVEAAIVASGISFINLRVTLMNKTAWPPRASDKLSAKYFVDISETIKAGLTPDDIRVSASTPGVKVSGLKPWDKDKNIYYVEIDLTGINIFPGGINDYKRDVYFIIEAPYGEGNWDNSNDYSYKGLEDAGMNGISTEYIPMYDGGVRVYGMEPDGLPVPTPTKTPDPSPTPTKEPNLVKLGDINYDGTVDSIDSTLLSRYILEVLTYTDPESQKSFTAAADINNDGIVDTLDYTLLNRFVLEIPVNYPIGEMVER, from the coding sequence GTGAAAAAAGTACTGGCAGTTGTATTGATAGCCGCAATGCTGTCAACGCTATTGGTTTTTAAGGGCAGCGTTAGTGCGTCTAAAAACTTTAACTATGGAGAGGCATTGCAAAAGGCTATTATATTTTATGAGTTCCAGCGTTCCGGAAAGCTTCCGGAGAACAAAAGAGATAACTGGAGAGGTGACTCCGGACTTCAGGACGGTGCAGATGTGGGATTGGACCTTACAGGCGGCTGGCATGACGCAGGAGACCATGTGAAGTTTAATTTACCTATGGCATATACTACAACAATGCTTGCCTGGAGTGTATATGAGTCGAAGGATGCATATGTACAAAGCGGACAACTTCCTTACATATTGGATGCCATAAAGTGGACAACAGATTATTATATTAAATGTCATCCAAGTCCGAATGTTTATTACTATCAAGTTGGAGACCCTCAAAAAGACCATGCATGGTGGGGTTCACCTGAAGTAATGCAGATGGAAAGACCGTCGTATAAAGTGGATATGAACAATCCAGGTTCTACAGTTGTGGCAGAAACTGCTGCGGCTTTGGCATCTTCGTCAATTATTTTCAGGGATACCGACCCTGCTTATGCTGAGACTTGCCTGAGTCATGCAAAGGATCTTTTCACTTTTGCAGATACTACTAGAAGTGATGCAGGATATAAAGCAGCGGAAGGTTTTTATTCATCCCACAGCGGTTTTTATGACGAACTTACATGGGCTGCTGTATGGTTATACCTTGCTACGGAAGACCAATATTACCTGGACAAGGCTGAGTCCTATGAGCCTCATTGGGAGAGGGAACTTGGGTCTGATACAATAAAATACAGATGGGCTCATTGCTGGGATAACAAGCTTTTTGGCGCTATGCTTCTCTTGGCTAGAATAACAAATAATCCTTTTTATAAAGAAAATATTGAAAGACATTTGGACTGGTGGACTGTAGGAGTGGGTTCTGAGCGTATTACATATACTCCAAAAGGACTTGCATGGCTGGATGGATGGGGTTCTTTAAGATATGCTACCACTACTGCTTTTCTTGCAGAAGTTTATGCTGACTGGTCGGGATGCAGTTCTTCTAAAGCAAAGGTATATCACGACTTTGCAAAATCCACTGCAGACTATGCATTAGGAAGTACAGGAAGAAGCTTTATAGTGGGATTTGGTGACAAATATCCTCAGCGTCCTCACCACAGGGCTGCTCACGGTTCATACATAGCGGATATGGACTATCCGGAACAGCACAGGCACATTTTGTACGGTGCTCTTGTTGGAGGACCAAGAAGCGATGATTCATATGTTGACCATATTATTGATTTCCAAAGTAATGAAGTGGCAAATGACTATAATGCAGGTGTGGTAGGTCTTCTTGCTAAAATGTACCAAAAGTATGGCGGAAACCCTATTCCTAACTTTAATGCCATTGAAGAAGTGGGACAGGAGTATGAAGTTGAAGCTGCCATTGTGGCATCAGGTATCAGTTTTATCAATTTAAGAGTTACACTAATGAACAAAACAGCTTGGCCACCAAGAGCCAGTGATAAATTGTCCGCTAAATACTTTGTGGATATTTCTGAAACAATTAAAGCAGGTCTTACACCTGATGACATCAGGGTGTCTGCATCCACACCGGGTGTAAAGGTTTCAGGATTAAAGCCTTGGGACAAGGACAAAAATATATACTATGTGGAAATAGATTTGACAGGTATAAATATATTCCCGGGTGGCATAAATGACTATAAAAGAGATGTATACTTTATAATTGAAGCTCCGTATGGAGAAGGCAACTGGGACAACAGCAATGACTATTCATACAAAGGACTTGAAGATGCCGGAATGAACGGTATAAGTACAGAATATATACCTATGTATGATGGCGGTGTGAGAGTGTATGGAATGGAGCCGGACGGTTTACCGGTACCAACGCCTACCAAGACACCTGATCCAAGTCCGACACCTACGAAAGAACCTAATTTAGTCAAACTTGGGGATATAAATTATGACGGAACGGTTGATTCCATTGATTCAACATTATTAAGCAGATATATACTTGAAGTTTTAACTTATACGGATCCGGAGTCCCAAAAATCCTTTACTGCAGCAGCTGACATAAATAATGACGGAATTGTGGATACCCTTGACTATACGTTATTAAACAGGTTTGTATTAGAAATTCCCGTAAACTATCCTATAGGGGAAATGGTTGAAAGATAG
- a CDS encoding nitroreductase family protein, whose product MFFDLLKERRSIRKYQDRVVEKEKVDIILKSALLSPSSRSRRPWEFVVVTDREVLKKLSMCREHSSAFLEGAPLGIVVISDPSICDVWVEDCSIASIIIQLSAHSLGLGSCWIQVRDRYHKEGVKAEDYIKNILNIPDKYAVECIIAIGYPDEKKEGYDLNKLPFEKIHFGSYNYS is encoded by the coding sequence ATGTTTTTTGATTTATTAAAAGAAAGGCGCAGTATTAGAAAATATCAGGACAGGGTTGTTGAAAAAGAAAAGGTGGATATTATTTTAAAGAGTGCTTTATTATCACCCTCTTCCAGGTCAAGACGTCCATGGGAATTTGTGGTTGTTACAGACAGAGAAGTTTTAAAAAAGCTTTCCATGTGCAGGGAACACAGCTCTGCATTTTTAGAAGGGGCTCCTTTGGGAATAGTTGTTATATCAGACCCAAGCATATGTGATGTGTGGGTGGAGGACTGTTCAATAGCTTCTATTATAATTCAATTATCTGCCCATTCATTGGGATTGGGTTCTTGCTGGATACAGGTAAGGGACAGGTATCACAAAGAAGGGGTAAAGGCGGAAGACTATATTAAAAACATTTTAAATATACCTGACAAATATGCTGTTGAATGCATTATAGCAATAGGTTACCCTGATGAGAAAAAAGAAGGTTATGACTTAAATAAGCTTCCTTTTGAAAAAATACATTTTGGTTCATACAATTATTCTTAA
- a CDS encoding mechanosensitive ion channel family protein, whose translation MFNVEEILERTKDFLFANVPGVIGAILVLIIGFKLSKWIVRAIENSMNKYNKDATLNSFIKALSRFSLKFAVVIFAANVLGIGIDTFLVILGAAGLAIGLALKDNLSNLASGVIILLFRPFNIGDFIEAGGYSGTVKEIQLMHTKLNTPDNKVVVIPNGALVNEKIINFSVEKTRRVDFKFSVGYGADIKKVKEILNSIVDNHPLVLKDPKPFIRLFESGEGAITFTVRVWGEAANYWTIYYDLQEEVRLKFDENNINLPFPQMGVHLINKNGG comes from the coding sequence ATGTTTAATGTAGAAGAAATTTTAGAAAGAACTAAAGATTTTTTATTTGCTAATGTACCAGGGGTAATAGGGGCAATTCTTGTATTAATTATTGGTTTTAAACTGTCTAAATGGATTGTTAGAGCCATTGAAAATTCAATGAATAAATACAACAAAGATGCTACACTAAATTCCTTTATAAAAGCCTTGTCCAGGTTCTCATTGAAATTTGCTGTGGTTATTTTTGCAGCCAATGTTTTGGGAATAGGAATAGATACATTTTTAGTTATATTAGGAGCTGCAGGGCTTGCCATTGGTCTGGCTTTAAAGGACAACCTCTCAAATCTGGCAAGCGGGGTAATTATTTTATTGTTCCGTCCCTTTAATATAGGGGATTTTATAGAGGCTGGAGGATATTCGGGTACAGTAAAAGAAATACAACTTATGCATACTAAACTTAACACCCCTGACAATAAAGTGGTTGTAATTCCAAACGGAGCTTTGGTTAATGAAAAAATCATTAATTTTAGCGTTGAGAAAACAAGGCGGGTGGATTTTAAGTTTAGTGTGGGATACGGAGCAGATATAAAAAAGGTAAAAGAAATTTTAAATAGCATTGTGGATAACCACCCCTTGGTTTTAAAGGATCCGAAGCCTTTTATAAGACTTTTTGAAAGTGGTGAGGGTGCCATTACTTTTACAGTAAGGGTCTGGGGTGAGGCAGCAAATTACTGGACTATATATTATGATTTGCAGGAGGAAGTCAGGTTAAAATTTGATGAAAACAATATAAATTTACCTTTCCCGCAAATGGGTGTACATTTAATTAATAAAAACGGAGGCTAA